In Pseudomonas putida, a genomic segment contains:
- a CDS encoding nitrite/sulfite reductase yields the protein MYVYDEYDQRIIEDRVKQFRDQTRRYLAGELSEEEFRPLRLQNGLYIQRFAPMLRVAVPYGQLNARQVRTLAKIARDYDKGYAHISTRQNVQFNWPALEDIPDILAELATVQMHAIQTSGNCLRNTTTDQFAGVAADEIIDPRPWCEIVRQWTTFHPEFAYLPRKFKIAINGSKEDRAAIEVHDIGLEPVRNAAGELGFRVLVGGGLGRTPVVGSFINEFLPWQDLISYLDAILRVYNRYGRRDNKYKARIKILVKALTPEVFAEKVEAEMVHLRGGNTTLTEEEVQRVSRHFVDPDYLALDNVDYAAQDAENPGFARWRSRNTRAHKRPGYVAVTLSLKPTGVAPGDLTDKQLDAVADLAERYSFGFLRTSHEQNIILADVEQRQLHALWLELRESGFATPNIGLLTDIICCPGGDYCSLANAKSIPIAESIQRRFDDLDYLFDIGEIDLNISGCMNACGHHHVGHIGILGVDKKGEEFYQVSLGGNAARDASLGKILGPSFAQEQMADVIEKLINVYVEQRTEEERFIDTYQRIGIDPFKERVYAANH from the coding sequence ATGTACGTATACGACGAGTACGATCAGCGGATCATCGAGGACCGCGTCAAGCAGTTCCGTGATCAGACCCGCCGCTACCTGGCCGGTGAGCTGAGCGAAGAAGAATTCCGCCCTCTGCGCCTGCAGAACGGCCTCTATATCCAACGTTTCGCCCCGATGCTGCGCGTCGCCGTGCCTTATGGCCAACTGAACGCACGCCAGGTTCGCACACTGGCCAAGATCGCCCGCGACTACGACAAGGGCTATGCCCACATCTCCACCCGCCAGAACGTGCAGTTCAACTGGCCGGCCCTGGAAGATATCCCGGACATCCTCGCCGAGCTGGCCACCGTGCAGATGCACGCGATCCAGACCAGCGGCAACTGCCTGCGCAACACCACCACCGACCAGTTCGCCGGGGTTGCCGCAGACGAGATCATCGACCCGCGCCCGTGGTGCGAGATCGTTCGCCAGTGGACCACCTTCCACCCGGAATTCGCCTACCTGCCGCGCAAGTTCAAGATTGCGATCAACGGCTCGAAGGAAGACCGCGCCGCCATCGAAGTGCATGACATTGGCCTCGAGCCGGTACGCAATGCCGCCGGCGAGCTGGGCTTCCGCGTGTTGGTCGGCGGTGGCCTGGGTCGTACCCCGGTGGTCGGTTCGTTCATCAACGAATTCCTGCCATGGCAGGACCTGATCAGCTACCTCGACGCCATCCTGCGCGTGTACAACCGTTACGGCCGCCGTGACAACAAGTACAAGGCGCGGATCAAGATCCTGGTCAAGGCACTGACGCCTGAAGTGTTCGCCGAGAAGGTGGAGGCCGAAATGGTCCACCTGCGTGGCGGCAACACCACCCTGACCGAAGAAGAAGTGCAGCGCGTCTCGCGTCACTTCGTCGACCCGGACTACCTGGCCCTCGATAACGTCGACTACGCCGCCCAGGATGCCGAGAACCCAGGTTTCGCCCGCTGGCGCTCGCGCAACACCCGCGCCCACAAGCGCCCCGGCTACGTGGCCGTGACCCTGTCGCTCAAGCCCACCGGCGTCGCCCCTGGCGACCTGACCGACAAGCAATTGGACGCCGTGGCGGACCTCGCCGAACGCTACAGCTTCGGCTTCCTGCGCACCTCCCACGAGCAGAACATCATTCTCGCCGACGTCGAGCAGCGTCAGCTGCACGCGCTCTGGCTGGAACTGCGCGAAAGCGGCTTCGCCACGCCGAACATCGGCCTGCTGACCGACATCATCTGCTGCCCAGGTGGCGACTACTGCTCGCTGGCCAACGCCAAGTCGATCCCGATCGCCGAATCCATCCAGCGCCGTTTCGACGACCTGGACTACCTGTTCGACATCGGCGAGATCGACCTGAACATCTCCGGCTGCATGAACGCCTGTGGTCACCACCACGTCGGCCATATCGGCATCCTCGGGGTGGACAAGAAGGGCGAGGAGTTCTACCAGGTTTCCCTGGGTGGCAACGCCGCGCGCGACGCGAGCCTGGGCAAGATCCTCGGCCCATCGTTCGCACAGGAGCAAATGGCCGACGTGATCGAGAAGCTGATCAACGTGTACGTCGAACAGCGCACCGAGGAAGAGCGCTTCATCGACACCTACCAGCGTATCGGCATCGACCCCTTCAAGGAGCGCGTCTATGCAGCGAATCATTAA
- a CDS encoding DUF934 domain-containing protein, protein MQRIIKNNQIVDETWHLLPKETSFDELTNCDDYIVPLQMWRDHAHVLKARDGGLGVWLDSDEQAEEIGDDVEHFQVIALNFPAFTDGRNYSNARLLRDRYKFKGELRAIGDVLRDQLFYLARCGFDAFAIRADKDPEDALQGLKDFSVTYQAATDEPLPLFRRR, encoded by the coding sequence ATGCAGCGAATCATTAAGAACAACCAGATCGTCGACGAAACCTGGCACCTGCTGCCCAAGGAAACCTCGTTCGACGAGCTGACCAACTGCGACGACTACATCGTTCCGCTGCAGATGTGGCGCGACCACGCCCACGTGCTCAAGGCCCGCGACGGCGGCCTGGGCGTGTGGCTGGACAGCGACGAGCAAGCCGAGGAAATCGGTGACGACGTCGAGCACTTCCAGGTCATCGCACTGAACTTCCCGGCCTTCACCGACGGGCGCAACTACTCCAATGCGCGCCTGCTGCGTGACCGCTACAAGTTCAAGGGCGAGCTGCGCGCCATTGGCGACGTACTGCGCGACCAGCTGTTCTACCTGGCCCGTTGCGGTTTCGACGCCTTCGCCATCCGTGCCGACAAGGACCCGGAAGACGCGCTGCAGGGCCTGAAGGACTTCTCGGTGACCTACCAGGCCGCCACCGACGAGCCGCTGCCGCTGTTCCGCCGCCGCTGA
- a CDS encoding DUF2970 domain-containing protein, which yields MDDSSQGKPPTFWQMLHSVLAAAFGVQSGKNRTRDFTHGKASHFIVFGVVFTLVFILVLIGLVQLAVHLTAR from the coding sequence ATGGACGATTCCAGCCAAGGCAAGCCACCGACCTTCTGGCAGATGTTGCACAGCGTCCTCGCCGCCGCGTTCGGCGTACAAAGCGGCAAGAATCGCACGCGCGACTTCACCCATGGCAAGGCGAGCCATTTCATCGTGTTCGGTGTCGTGTTCACGCTGGTGTTCATTCTGGTGCTGATCGGCCTGGTACAACTGGCCGTGCACCTGACCGCTCGCTGA
- a CDS encoding sn-glycerol-3-phosphate transporter, translating into MRWLSSVAGIGLLVASLVATAADSEREGDYWYIQTSVWTKHWTHDPDHNNHQELVGIERVYTDGVLWGAATFKNSFYQRSYYAYLGKVWEHPDYPLYVKLSAGLIEGYKGEYDDKIPLNRFGVAPVIIPSLGAHWGPVGAEFVILGAAAGMVNVGLRF; encoded by the coding sequence ATGAGGTGGTTGTCGTCAGTCGCAGGGATCGGCCTGCTGGTAGCAAGTCTGGTTGCAACTGCGGCCGATAGCGAGCGCGAAGGTGATTATTGGTACATCCAGACCAGCGTCTGGACCAAGCACTGGACCCATGATCCGGACCACAACAACCATCAGGAACTGGTCGGCATCGAGCGGGTTTACACCGACGGCGTGTTGTGGGGCGCGGCGACCTTCAAGAACTCCTTCTACCAGCGCTCTTACTATGCCTATCTTGGCAAGGTCTGGGAACATCCGGATTACCCACTGTACGTCAAGCTCAGTGCCGGGTTGATCGAGGGCTACAAGGGCGAATACGACGACAAGATTCCGCTGAACCGCTTTGGCGTCGCCCCGGTGATCATTCCTTCGCTGGGAGCCCATTGGGGGCCGGTGGGCGCGGAATTCGTGATCCTCGGGGCAGCGGCGGGCATGGTCAACGTCGGGCTGCGCTTCTAG
- a CDS encoding alpha/beta hydrolase: MVSLVVLVLALLSIALFGFRITAIADFRLEPWHTYVPEELDAETLDRSDWADYVNAEAKLFRALHREMREHLATERSSAFNRFDANSRVYPGNLTRDWNRSYIAEPSQPPKGAVVLLHGLTDSPYSLRHLASHFQAKGYVVVAIRLPGHGSVPAGLTAAHWEDWMAATRLAVREATRQAPGKPLYLVGFSNGGALAVKYALDALATPDLARPDHLVLISPMIGVSRFARFAGIAGLPALFPAFAKAAWLSVLPEFNPFKYNSFPVNAARQSYELTEAVRQQLLDASKNPEGLQALAPIITYQSLVDGTVSTAAIQTELYDRLPANGSELVIFDTNTSLDIDEMLRPTVAALRDRLFAAPARGYGRTLVATRGPGDARLRSLHYAAGSTNAEEHLLDASYPAGLFSLSHVALPFPLDDALYGQQPSQAENYGVNLGTLSMRGERGALILDAGSFSRATSNPFFELMLDNLDQAAQVR; the protein is encoded by the coding sequence ATGGTTTCATTGGTAGTGCTGGTGCTGGCCCTGTTATCGATCGCCCTGTTCGGCTTTCGCATCACCGCGATCGCCGACTTTCGCCTGGAACCCTGGCACACCTACGTGCCCGAAGAGCTAGATGCCGAAACCCTCGACCGCAGCGACTGGGCAGACTATGTGAATGCCGAGGCAAAGCTCTTTCGAGCACTGCACCGGGAGATGCGCGAGCACCTGGCCACAGAGCGATCCTCAGCGTTCAACCGTTTCGATGCCAACAGCCGTGTGTACCCCGGCAACCTCACCCGTGACTGGAACCGCTCGTACATCGCCGAGCCATCCCAGCCGCCCAAGGGCGCCGTGGTGCTGCTGCACGGCCTGACCGACTCGCCCTACAGCCTGCGCCACCTGGCCAGCCATTTCCAGGCCAAGGGCTACGTGGTCGTCGCCATCCGCCTGCCTGGGCATGGCAGCGTCCCCGCCGGCCTCACCGCCGCGCACTGGGAGGACTGGATGGCGGCCACCCGCCTGGCGGTGCGCGAGGCCACCCGCCAGGCACCGGGCAAGCCGCTGTACCTGGTCGGCTTTTCCAATGGCGGCGCGCTGGCGGTCAAGTACGCCCTGGATGCGCTGGCCACGCCCGACCTGGCCCGGCCCGACCATCTGGTGCTGATCTCACCGATGATCGGCGTCAGCCGCTTTGCCCGCTTTGCCGGCATCGCCGGCCTCCCAGCGTTGTTCCCGGCGTTCGCCAAGGCGGCCTGGCTGAGCGTGCTGCCAGAGTTCAACCCGTTCAAGTACAACTCGTTCCCGGTCAATGCGGCGCGCCAGTCCTACGAGCTGACCGAAGCGGTGCGCCAGCAGTTGCTCGATGCCAGCAAAAACCCAGAAGGCTTGCAGGCACTGGCACCGATCATCACCTATCAATCACTGGTCGACGGCACGGTGAGCACGGCGGCGATCCAGACCGAGCTCTATGATCGCCTGCCAGCCAACGGCAGCGAACTGGTCATCTTCGACACCAACACGTCACTGGATATCGACGAAATGCTGCGCCCGACGGTGGCGGCCCTGCGTGACCGCCTGTTCGCAGCGCCGGCGCGCGGCTACGGGCGCACCCTGGTGGCCACGCGCGGCCCAGGCGATGCGCGACTGAGGTCATTGCACTACGCGGCGGGCTCCACCAACGCCGAGGAGCACCTGCTCGACGCCAGCTACCCGGCGGGGCTGTTCTCGCTGTCACATGTCGCCCTGCCCTTCCCGCTCGACGACGCGCTCTACGGTCAACAGCCCAGCCAAGCGGAAAACTACGGCGTCAACCTGGGCACCTTGAGCATGCGCGGCGAACGCGGGGCGCTGATCCTCGACGCCGGAAGCTTTTCGCGCGCGACCTCCAACCCCTTCTTCGAGCTGATGCTGGACAACCTCGACCAGGCCGCCCAGGTGCGCTGA
- the dkgB gene encoding 2,5-didehydrogluconate reductase DkgB, giving the protein MSIPSFGLGTFRLCGQAVIDSVKTGLELGYRAIDTAQIYKNEADVGQAIAESGVPRNELFITTKIWVDNYAETKLITSLRESLKKLRTDHVDLLLIHWPAPGNGVELREYMTALAEAKKQGLTRQIGVSNFNIELTRQAIEVVGKGEIATNQIELSPYLQNTKLAEFLKAQGITVTSYMTLAYGKVLKDPVLAEIAAKHKATVAQVALAWALQLGYAVIPSSTKRENLASNLLARDLRLDAEDMARIARLERNGREVSPDGLAPQWD; this is encoded by the coding sequence ATGAGCATTCCTTCCTTCGGCCTCGGCACCTTCCGCCTTTGCGGCCAGGCCGTCATCGATTCGGTCAAGACCGGCCTGGAGCTGGGCTACCGGGCCATCGACACCGCGCAGATCTACAAGAACGAAGCCGACGTTGGCCAGGCGATTGCCGAAAGCGGCGTGCCGCGCAACGAGCTGTTCATCACCACCAAGATCTGGGTCGACAACTACGCCGAAACCAAACTCATCACCAGCCTGCGCGAGAGCCTCAAAAAACTGCGCACCGACCACGTCGACCTGCTGCTCATCCACTGGCCGGCACCTGGCAACGGTGTCGAACTGCGCGAGTACATGACCGCCCTGGCCGAGGCCAAGAAGCAAGGCCTGACCCGCCAGATCGGCGTTTCCAATTTCAATATCGAGCTGACCCGACAAGCCATCGAGGTCGTCGGCAAGGGCGAGATCGCCACCAACCAGATCGAGCTCAGCCCTTACCTGCAGAACACCAAGCTGGCAGAGTTCCTGAAGGCCCAAGGCATCACCGTCACCTCGTACATGACCCTGGCCTACGGCAAGGTACTCAAGGACCCGGTGCTGGCCGAGATCGCCGCCAAGCACAAGGCAACGGTCGCCCAGGTAGCCCTGGCCTGGGCCCTGCAACTGGGTTACGCGGTGATTCCGTCGTCGACCAAGCGTGAGAACCTGGCCAGCAACCTGCTCGCCCGCGACCTGCGCCTGGATGCCGAAGACATGGCGCGTATCGCCAGGCTCGAACGCAATGGCCGCGAAGTCAGCCCCGATGGCCTCGCCCCGCAATGGGACTGA
- the metH gene encoding methionine synthase: MSDRSARLQALQNALKERILILDGGMGTMIQSYRLEEHDYRGTRFADWPSDVKGNNDLLLLSRPDVIAAIEKAYLDAGADILETNTFNATQISQADYGMESLVYELNVEGARIARQVADAKTLETPDKPRFVAGVLGPTSRTCSISPDVNDPGYRNVTFDELVENYIEATRGLIEGGADLLLIETIFDTLNAKAAIFAVQQVFEDDGIELPIMISGTITDASGRTLSGQTTEAFWNSVRHAKPISVGLNCALGAKDLRPYLEELATKADTHVSAHPNAGLPNAFGEYDETPAEMATVVEEFAASGFLNIIGGCCGTTPGHIQAIAEAVAKYKSREIPEIPKACRLSGLEPFTIDRQSLFVNVGERTNITGSAKFARLIREENYTEALEVALQQVEAGAQVIDINMDEGMLDSQAAMVRFLNLIAGEPDISRVPIMIDSSKWEVIEAGLKCIQGKGIVNSISMKEGVEQFKHHARLCKRYGAAVVVMAFDEVGQADTAARKKEICQRSYDILVNEVGFPPEDIIFDPNIFAVATGIEEHNNYAVDFIEACAYIRDHLPHALSSGGVSNVSFSFRGNNPVREAIHSVFLYHAIQNGLTMGIVNAGQLEIYDEIPAALREKVEDVVLNRTPHGTDALLAIADDYKGGGATKEVENEEWRSLPVEKRLEHALVKGITAFIVEDTEECRQRCARPIEVIEGPLMNGMNVVGDLFGAGKMFLPQVVKSARVMKQAVAHLIPFIEAEKGDKPEAKGKILMATVKGDVHDIGKNIVGVVLGCNGYDIVDLGVMVPAEKILQTARDEECDIIGLSGLITPSLDEMVHVAREMQRQGFNLPLMIGGATTSKAHTAVKIEPKYSNDAVVYVTDASRAVGVATQLLSKELKPGFVEKTRQDYVEVRERTANRSARTERLSYAQAVAAKPKYDWAGYQPAVPSFTGVKVLEDIDLRTLAEYIDWTPFFISWDLAGKFPRILTDEVVGEAATALYKDAREMLDKLIDEKLISARAVFGFWPANQVADDDIEVYGADGQPLATLHHLRQQTIKPDGKPNLSLADFVAPKSSGVTDYVGGFITTAGIGAEEVAKAYQDKGDDYSSIMVKALADRLAEACAEWLHEQVRKEHWGYAKDEHLDNEALIKEQYSGIRPAPGYPACPDHTEKETLFRLLDGSAIGETGPSGVFLTEHFAMFPAAAVSGWYFAHPQAQYFAVGKVDKDQIEGYSARKGQEVSVSERWLAPNLGYES, from the coding sequence ATGTCCGACCGCAGCGCTCGTCTCCAAGCACTCCAGAACGCACTCAAGGAGCGCATCCTGATCCTCGACGGCGGCATGGGTACTATGATCCAAAGCTACCGGCTGGAGGAACACGACTATCGTGGCACGCGCTTTGCCGATTGGCCAAGCGATGTGAAAGGCAACAACGACCTGCTCCTGCTGAGCCGCCCCGATGTCATCGCGGCCATCGAAAAGGCCTACCTGGACGCTGGCGCCGACATCCTCGAAACCAACACCTTCAACGCCACGCAGATTTCCCAGGCCGACTATGGCATGGAGTCGCTGGTCTACGAGCTTAACGTCGAAGGTGCGCGCATCGCCCGCCAGGTGGCCGATGCCAAGACCCTGGAGACCCCCGACAAGCCACGCTTCGTCGCCGGCGTGCTCGGCCCTACCAGCCGTACCTGCTCGATTTCTCCGGACGTCAACGACCCCGGCTACCGCAACGTCACCTTCGACGAACTGGTGGAAAACTACATCGAGGCCACTCGCGGCCTGATCGAGGGCGGCGCCGACCTGCTGCTGATCGAGACCATCTTTGACACCCTCAATGCCAAGGCGGCCATCTTCGCCGTGCAGCAGGTGTTCGAGGACGATGGCATCGAGCTGCCGATCATGATCTCCGGCACCATCACCGACGCCTCCGGCCGCACCCTGTCGGGCCAGACCACCGAAGCGTTCTGGAACTCGGTGCGCCACGCCAAGCCGATTTCCGTGGGTCTGAACTGCGCCCTCGGCGCCAAGGACCTGCGCCCCTACCTCGAAGAGCTGGCGACCAAGGCCGACACCCACGTCTCGGCCCACCCCAACGCCGGCCTGCCGAACGCCTTCGGTGAATACGACGAGACCCCGGCGGAAATGGCCACGGTGGTCGAGGAGTTCGCGGCCAGCGGCTTCCTCAACATCATCGGCGGTTGCTGCGGGACCACCCCGGGCCACATCCAGGCCATCGCCGAAGCGGTAGCCAAGTACAAGTCACGAGAAATCCCCGAGATTCCCAAGGCCTGCCGCCTGTCGGGCCTCGAGCCGTTCACCATCGATCGCCAATCGCTGTTCGTCAACGTCGGCGAGCGCACCAACATCACCGGCTCCGCCAAGTTCGCCCGGCTGATCCGTGAGGAGAACTACACCGAAGCCCTGGAAGTCGCCCTGCAGCAGGTCGAGGCCGGCGCCCAGGTGATCGACATCAACATGGACGAAGGGATGCTCGACTCCCAGGCCGCCATGGTCCGCTTCCTCAACCTGATCGCCGGTGAGCCGGACATCTCCCGCGTGCCGATCATGATCGACTCCTCCAAGTGGGAAGTGATCGAAGCGGGCCTCAAGTGCATCCAGGGCAAGGGCATCGTCAACTCGATCTCCATGAAGGAAGGCGTCGAGCAGTTCAAGCACCATGCCCGCCTGTGCAAGCGCTATGGCGCCGCCGTGGTGGTGATGGCCTTCGACGAGGTCGGCCAGGCCGACACCGCCGCGCGCAAGAAGGAAATCTGCCAGCGCAGCTACGACATCCTGGTCAACGAGGTGGGCTTCCCGCCTGAAGACATCATCTTCGACCCGAACATCTTCGCCGTCGCCACCGGCATCGAGGAGCACAACAACTACGCCGTCGATTTCATCGAGGCCTGTGCCTACATCCGTGACCACCTGCCGCATGCCCTGAGCTCGGGCGGGGTGTCCAACGTGTCGTTCTCGTTCCGTGGCAACAACCCGGTACGCGAGGCGATCCACTCGGTATTCCTCTACCACGCCATCCAGAACGGCCTGACCATGGGTATCGTCAACGCCGGCCAGCTGGAGATCTACGACGAGATCCCGGCCGCCCTGCGCGAGAAGGTCGAGGACGTGGTGCTCAACCGCACCCCGCACGGCACCGATGCCCTGCTGGCGATTGCCGACGACTACAAAGGCGGCGGTGCAACCAAGGAAGTCGAAAACGAAGAGTGGCGTTCGCTGCCGGTTGAAAAACGCCTGGAGCACGCCCTGGTCAAGGGCATCACGGCGTTCATCGTCGAAGACACCGAAGAGTGCCGCCAGCGGTGCGCACGCCCCATCGAGGTCATCGAGGGGCCGCTGATGAACGGCATGAACGTGGTCGGCGACCTGTTCGGCGCGGGCAAGATGTTCCTGCCCCAGGTGGTCAAGTCGGCCCGCGTGATGAAGCAGGCCGTGGCCCACCTGATCCCGTTCATCGAAGCCGAGAAAGGCGACAAGCCCGAGGCCAAGGGCAAGATCCTCATGGCCACGGTCAAGGGTGACGTGCACGACATCGGCAAGAACATCGTCGGCGTGGTGCTCGGCTGCAACGGCTACGACATCGTCGACCTCGGCGTGATGGTGCCGGCGGAGAAGATCCTGCAGACCGCCCGCGACGAAGAATGCGACATCATCGGCCTGTCCGGCTTGATCACTCCGTCTCTCGACGAGATGGTCCACGTCGCCCGGGAAATGCAGCGCCAGGGCTTCAACCTGCCGCTGATGATCGGTGGCGCCACCACCTCCAAGGCGCACACCGCGGTGAAGATCGAGCCCAAGTACAGCAATGACGCGGTGGTCTATGTCACCGATGCTTCGCGTGCAGTCGGCGTGGCCACCCAGTTGCTGTCCAAGGAACTCAAGCCGGGCTTCGTCGAGAAGACCCGCCAGGACTACGTCGAGGTCCGCGAGCGCACCGCCAACCGCAGTGCCCGCACCGAGCGCCTGAGCTACGCCCAGGCGGTGGCGGCCAAGCCCAAGTACGACTGGGCCGGCTACCAGCCAGCGGTGCCCTCCTTCACCGGCGTCAAGGTGCTGGAAGACATCGACCTGCGCACCCTGGCCGAGTACATCGACTGGACCCCGTTCTTCATTTCCTGGGACCTTGCCGGCAAGTTCCCGCGCATCCTCACCGATGAAGTGGTCGGTGAAGCGGCCACGGCGCTGTATAAAGATGCCCGCGAGATGCTCGACAAGTTGATCGACGAGAAGCTCATCAGCGCCCGCGCGGTATTCGGCTTCTGGCCGGCCAACCAGGTGGCCGATGACGATATCGAGGTTTACGGCGCCGACGGCCAGCCTTTGGCCACCCTGCACCACCTGCGCCAACAGACCATCAAGCCTGACGGCAAGCCTAACCTGTCGCTGGCCGACTTCGTCGCACCGAAATCCAGCGGCGTCACCGACTACGTGGGCGGCTTCATCACCACTGCCGGCATCGGTGCCGAGGAAGTGGCCAAGGCCTACCAGGACAAGGGCGACGACTACAGCTCGATCATGGTCAAGGCCCTCGCCGACCGCCTGGCCGAAGCCTGCGCCGAGTGGCTGCACGAGCAGGTGCGTAAAGAGCACTGGGGCTATGCCAAGGACGAGCATCTGGACAACGAGGCGTTGATCAAGGAGCAGTACAGCGGCATCCGCCCTGCCCCGGGCTACCCGGCCTGCCCCGATCACACCGAGAAGGAGACCCTGTTCCGCCTGCTCGACGGCAGCGCCATCGGCGAAACCGGGCCGAGCGGGGTGTTCCTCACCGAACACTTCGCGATGTTCCCGGCGGCGGCGGTCAGTGGCTGGTACTTCGCCCATCCACAGGCGCAATACTTTGCCGTGGGCAAGGTCGACAAGGACCAGATCGAAGGCTACAGCGCGCGTAAAGGCCAGGAGGTTAGCGTGAGCGAGCGCTGGTTGGCGCCGAACCTGGGTTACGAGAGCTGA